The window CTTGAAATGCTGTACAGAGTGGCTGCGTGTTTGGCACCGTGCTGAGGAGTCTCAGGGCAGTGCAAGGCACAcgtggcagggctggaggtaGGGAGCCCGTCTCCGTCACCAGCAAAAGGAGAGACACAGAGAGCACTGCAGCATGATTCCACCTCTTGTGGGACAACTCCTGTTCCTCTGGAGATCATCAGCTTGTCTGAGGGGCTGTCTGCTGAGCAGGTTCCCGTTAGGCACGTGTGCGTGGTCTCCAGCAAGGCCACTAGACCTCTCAGCAGGGCCACCTCTGGCTAAGGCAAGCCTCTCGTTGCAGGCCTGTTTggcttgctgctgctccagctctgcccatgAGTTACAGAAGCTGGCGGCTGGAAGGACCATGGTGCTGGATGGCTGGGGGCATGGCAGTgcgcagcagggctgggtggaggagctgctgggagcaagCTCACTGATGTACTTTTGCTCTTGTCAGAGGCTGACTGGAAGCCCCAGGTGATTGTGTTGCCAATCCCCGTCCCGATCTTCGTGCCTGTGCCTATGCATATGTACTGCCAGAAAGTACCTGTGCCTTTCTCCATGCCTGTCCCGGTAAGCGACACACTCCACCCGCTTGTGTTCTCTTACTGTCTCAAacctgccttgctgcagcctccttGCTTCTTTGTTCgtcctctcctgcctctgcttgtACGTCAGTTTGGCTGAGTGTCAGTTTTCTGCctgatgtgctgctgctgacaggTACCTGTGCCAATGTTCCTGCCCACCACGCTGGAGAGCACAGATAAGATTGTGGAGACCATTGAGGAGCTGAAGGTGAAGATCCCCTCCAATCCCCTGGAGGCTGACATCCTGGCCATGGCTGAGATGATTGCAGAGGCTGAGGAACTGGACAAGGCCTCCTCGGACCTGTGCGGTAGGTTCTGCCGTGGCTTGGTCTGGCCCAACAGCTGGGATCACATGGGGTTTGCCGGCTCTTGGAGGTAGAACCTCTGCCTGGATCACAGCTCTCCTAAAGCCTTTGAAAAGGGAGCAAGGAAGAGCAAGTCCTCAGGTTCTGCTGAGAAGGTACCgggagggaagagctgcagcagggagcagtgtCTGCTACTGTCCCTTTTGGAGGTGCCAGTCTTGTGGCTCGTGCAGCACTGTTAGTTTATTCAGGTGGCTCTTCAGGCTGCAGAAGGCTAGCGGTCCTGATCTCGCAGGTCTTTTTGCTTGCAGGCTGCATTCCTCAAGCCCCATTGACtagggctgtggctggggagagGATAAACATCCAGTATCTTGCTGTCCAGGGAAAGCTGGGCAGCACAGATGTCGTGGGGCTGCTCTGAGCACAGGACTATGCTGCAGGGAGCCTGACTTCGTTTTCCAGCTGTCCcaggaaaaacagacaaaagacTTTCATGATAGTTGGGTTTATGATCTGCTTTTGCATTGCAGACCTGGTGAGCAACCAGAGTGCAGAGGGTCTCCTGGAGGACTGTGATCTGTTTGGACCGGCACGGGACGATGTGTTGGCTATGGCTGTCAAGATGGCAAATGTCCTCGATGAGCCGGGCCAGGACCTGGAGGCTGACTTCCCTAAGAGTAAGAGCAGGGTGAAGCAGGCACGCAGGgctgctgatgctgcagcagggtcctCCTGCTGCCCTCGGCCAACCGTTGCCAGCAGCATTAAGAGCTGTGTGAACTTACCTCCCCATGCCCTCTGACTGACCATGCTTGAGGCCAGGAACTGAGTCTTGCAGATGACTGCTCACAGCAGGGGTGAGGACACCACCACTTTTGAAGGAGTGTGTGTTTGTCTAGACTAACTGACCTGTTGCGAACATAGGTCTGCAGAGAAGGGGGAGTGAGAAGCTGATTTTAACAGCACAAAGAGCAGGGCAGTGGCACTGGTGTGCTTATGGATGATGATTCCGTAGGATCCAGCGAGGTGAGAGAGAGACCTGGACAGGGCATGGCATCCTGGGAGACAGCTGAATTTCTGAGTGTCCGTTAGCAGGCAGGAGGTGGAAGAAGAGGCAGGGGActtgcaggagcacagcagtgctgaggcaGCATGTTAGCAGCAAAGGACAGAGAACTGGCATGCCTGTGCCAGGCTGTCCCCAGTACTGGCCTGGCACAAGGGGATGAGGAATGTTCCTCGGgtgtaaaaaaaacaaaaaccaatcAAACAAACAACTGGCAGAGGGGAGAATGTGGGGCTCTGGTTAGTCTGAGAAGGCTTAGCATCATCTGCCAGAGCTGTATTTCCTTTGCTGGGCTGTGACTAAAATTTCATGCAAGGCCACGGTGGAGGGTGTGAAGAGTTGGGCTGTGTGTTCCTCCTTCATTGTGCTGTAAGAACCAGGCCAGCACGGGGGACAAGATGTGAAGTCTCAGCTGAGCCCTTCTGCCTGCGATTCCTTTCAGACCCCCTGGACATCAACCCCAGTGTGGACTTCCTCTTTGACTGTGGGCTGGTGGCACCAGATGAGGTGTCCACAGAGCAAGATCTGCCTCGTGCTGTCCGAAAGGTGAGCTCTCCGTGGGTACTGCCCGCTTAAAACTATTTGGGTTGGGAGCGGGAGCTGCCATCATGGGACATACGAGGTGAAATGTGCCAGTCTTGCGTGTGCTGGGGAGGTTGTGCCCTCTCCCTAGGCATGCCTGGCCTGTGGATCACTCCTTGAGTGAAAATACTTGCCTGTCACTTCAGAGGAGCTTTGAATGCTACAGGTTATGTGAGAGCTGGCCTCTTCTCTGCCTGTAGTCCTCATGATTAATGAGCCTTGTTGGCTTGGCTGTCCAGCAGAAGTGTGCCTGCTGGCATGGGCACAGGTACGCTGGGAGGGAGCTGACAGCAGGTGTGAGGGCTGGCCAGGACTCTTCCATCTGTCCCAGGTAGGTGCCCAGTCTCACAGTGCACCTCTCTGCAGGGGCAGAAGCGTCTGGTGCTCTCCGAAAGCTGTTCCCGGGACTCAGTGAGCAGCCAGCCCACCTGCACAGTGCTGAACTACTCATACGGTGTGAATGCCTGGAAGTCCTGGGTGCAAGCCAAGTATGCAGGGGGAGAGACCAGCAAGGGAGAGGAGCTACGCTTTGGCCGTAAGTGCTCTGGATGGGGTGGAGTGGCAGAAACCTCCCAAAAGCTGGGTCCCTGGGTGTTAAGGTGCTGCTGGCCTTGCAGGCTGTTGTCTGAGGCTACTGTACTTGTCTCCGCAGCCAAGCCCATGAGGATCAAAGAAGATATCTTGgcctgcacagcagctgagctcAACTATGGCCTGGCCCAGTTTGTTAAGGAGATAACACGGCCCAATGGGGAGCGCTACGAACCGGACAGCATCTATTACCTCTGCCTTGGCATCCAGCAGGTGAGGGAGGGCTTGCTGCCCTCAAGTCCTCCATAGCCAGACCTGGGGGTCAGATCTGGTGAGGGGAGCTTGCACCTTTTATTCTGCCTTCTGGGTACCCAGAGAGGCTCGCTGGGCGCTCCTTCAGTGCCTCACCCCAGGACAGCAACCCACCTGGTTTGGTCTTTGTTCCCAAGCCCAGTGAGTAGGGTGGCAGCTGTTCTCCAGCCTTGCACCCTTCTTGCACATCCTTGAGGAGGGCTGGCAGATCTCCCCAAATTCAGTCCCTTCTTCATCACTGAGTCTGTCTTGTTGTGTCCTGGCGTTTTCCTCACAGCTCTCAGAAGTGGCTGGTTTTGGGTGTCCATCCTGCAGCGCTGGCTGTACGAGGGGCGCTCTGCATGTGTGCCCTGGGCTTTCTGGGGAGGGTTTGCATTCCAGGTGCCGCTGTGTCTCTCTTGACTGTGTGTTCTGTCCTTTCTAGTACCTGCTCGAGAACAATCGTATGGTGAATATATTTACAGACCTTTACTACCTGACCTTCGTGCAGGAGCTGAACAAGTCCCTGAGTGGCTGGCAACCCACAATCTTACCAAATAGTACGTGTCTCCAAAGTACCTTCAGTCACCACATGTACCCAGTTTGTGCTTCTAGCCTTGGATCCTGTGGTCTGTTTGTGCTCCCCTAGCCTCAGCCCTCTTCCTTGGCATAGGCAGCACGGTCCCGCTGTGTCTGGGGGTCATACTGACCCATACCGACAGCATATGCCTCAGCAGCTTCTGTTGCCCAGAGTCGGAGCAGCTGGGAACAGAGCATGACAGCTTTGTGTCCTGAGACAGTTGGAACCTTTAAAACGTTTCACAGTGATGGCTCCACCCTTTGGCAAAGACGATACCAAGCTAGGAGGCATGCTGGCCCATGCCTTTGTGTTCCCAGCACAGGGGTGAGCCCTGCACAGTGTTAAGCATTGGACAGAGTTGCTGTGCTACTGCCTTGTGAGCAGACTAACTTAGAGCTCTGCAGGGGATTTGGCTTTTCATGATGCTGTGATCTgggctgccttccctgctgtgtCTTGTCAGTGGTTAGTTCACAGATCCAGCCTCACCTCTGCATATTGGCTGTCCCAGGCAGAGGCATTTGGCTCCAGACCTGTGTGTCTGTCACAGCGGGAGCTGGCTGTGtctgtcctgcctgctgcttttcctttgtctcACTGAATGTGGTGGAGCACTGACCTGGAGTTCACTTTGTGGCCATCTATAGGGATGAGCATTTAGGATTGATTTGGGTTCTGGCCCGTGGTTTGGCTGCGCTCTGGGATAGCTtgtggctgggcagagccagcaTCTAGCTCTGCTGATGGCTCTGGAGAAGTAACCTCGTGGAAAAGGGGATGTTGCAAAGCGTTGGTCTTTTGCAAGGAGTTTGCCTGGACAGGGTAAAGGGATTGCCACAAGGCCACCATTGATGTGACCTGGTTCTTCCTCTGTGCATTGCAGACACAGTTTTCTCACGTGTTGAGGAGGAGCACCTCTGGGAGTGCAAGCAGCTGGGCGTTTACTCACCCTTTGTGCTCCTCAACACCCTCATGTTCTTCAACACCAAGTTCTTTGGGCTGCAGACGGCGGAGGAGCACATGCAGCTCTCCTTCACCAATGTGGTGCGCCAGTCCCGCAAGTGCACCACGGCCCGTGGCATGACAAAGGTGGTGAGCATCCGCTACTACGCTCCTGCCAAGCAGAAAAAAGGCCGAGGTAGGGTCTGATGGAGCATCTCTTTGtccctccccctgcctcccccatcAGGTCCCAGCCGTGAtcctgctctctccctctctgcagaTGGAGGCTCTGGAAAGCGGAAGCGTGAGGAGGAGGTACCAATGCTGGAGCAACGGGAGAACAGGATGAACCCACTCCGATGCCCAGTCAAGTTCTATGAGTTTTATCTCTCCAAATGGTGAGCCTTCCTCTGGAGAAGGAGCTTGTGCATTATGGGGCCACCTCTCAGTTTTGCTGGGACCCTGTGGAGTGGCTCCTGCTCTCCAAACATTTGTACAGGGGTGTGAAGCCTTGCCCAGTGTCTGTGCTGCTTGCATAGACTGTGGTTGAGAGAATGCTTCTCTCTGGCCCCTTCCACTACTCGCCTGTCTCCAGATAAGACAGCAGTGTGCAGTATGAGTCTTGGTACTTGGCTGGTTAGGGGGCTTTGGTCCTGAGCAAGGAGCTTCAGACTCAGTTTCTGTCCTCGTCCTGCTGAAGGCTGTGACAAGCCTTGAGCCCCACTTGATAACCATGAGAGCAGGCCAGGCAGGCTGAGCCTCTGGAGCTGATAGCCCAGGGCTCACCTTCCTCTCTCTTTACAGTCCTGAGAGTTTGCGGAACCGCAATGACGTCTTCTACCTGCAGCCCGAACGGTCGTGCATCGCCGAGTCCCCGCTCTGGTACTCTGTCATCCCCATGGACCGGAGCATGCTGGAGAGCATGCTGAACCGCATCCTGGCTGTGAGGGAGATCTATGAGGAGCACAGTCGGTTCAGTGGCCTGGAGGATGACATGGACTAAGAGcaaggtgctgctgggctggctgcactCCAGCCCTGGATGCCTCATTTCCCTGCCTCCGCTGCAGGGTGGGGGCCGTGCAGCGTGGGAGGGGATGGTGCTGTGGCAGTGCTGTCCCTTCATTGTTACCAGACTTGGACATCCCATCCTGCTCGTTACAGGCCTCTCCTATGTACGTGGCCCCTGCGCTcagccctgcctcctgccccagctgctgagTGAGCCATCTTCCCTGGGCCTAGTCCCCACAGCACAGGGGTGGCAGAGCTCCTGGGGCAGCTCCCCttgccccagccctgtcccccgTACCCCTGGCCCTAACactgccctcctctcccccttgTCCTGGGGCAGGAACCGCACAATATGGCACAGTGCCATCTGGGaccagcagcccccaggcttTTAATTCCCCCTTCTTTTAGCATCCCCTTGCAATGGTGTGGGTGGTACAGCAGGAAGGGTAGCTCTGCTGCTGTCGCAAGAAGGTGTTTTCAAACCGGTGGCCCCACTGGCAGCTGAAGAGTtgttggggcagggggagggctTGTTCCCAGGGGTGGGAGAGGTTtgggctggctgtggggagtGGATGGAGCCAGCACTGGAATGTGGGGGCAGAGACCTGGCCTTGCCTGGGAACACCTGCCTCACATGCAGCTGGGCCACCTCCCTCAAAtttgtcagtgttttcttgAGTTGGTGGAAAACTGATGGAGACGGgtctgtgccagcactgctcgCTCCCCTCTGTCCCCTGTCCTGGCGTAACCCCCCTCCCCGGTGCAAGGTGCCATCAGTGGGTCCCTCTGTTCTGGCCAGGGGCTCAGGCAGCAAGGAGCTCTGCCTggcctccccctccctcctcaaGCAGCAGCggggtgccagcaccctgcccggGGCAAGCctggctctggctctgctgctccctgctgcctcctgcccatcGTCGTGTTCTGGTCAGTTTTCCCGAGCTGTACATGGGTCTCCTGTTGAGCCTGTATATATTGTTCTGGGCCCTGGCCTGGGGCCATCTGTTCTCTGTGTCCATGTGGAGAGTGAGCCGCTCACCAGTCTTGTTGTAGTGATGCCAGGACGGTAGGACTAACCCTGTGTTTCTGGAAACcattcatttcaaataaagatGCAGAAAACTTTTGGCAGCCCCTGCTTTCGCCCCGAGgcagtgggatgctgcaggagagCACAGCCGCTGCCCCACTCGctcctgtccctccctgcctgggCTGTCTGCCTTGTCTGGCTCCCAGTGCGCTGCCCTCTCGGGAGTGCTGGGACCCCACACCCGCTGGTGCCCCCCTGGCGAGCCCTACCTGTCCCTtgcccacagagctgcagcccagcccaacCCAACCCCGCGGTGGCCCTGCCCTGGCCATGCAGTGTGCCCGTGAGACAGACCGGTTGGAGAGTGATGCCACAGAGCCTGCGGGCAGAGCAGGAGTCGAGTGAGGTGCAACGGGTATTTATTTACTCCCCCAGGGCTGAcaagcccctgccccagcccagccctgctctcagCCCTGCCGCTGCCAAGAGCACAGGGAGGGACCGAGCCTTGTCCTCGGGGCTGtgcccatctctgctgctggccGTGGGGTCCGTGGCACAAGCCTGGCAGAGCCCGGAGATAGAACCACAACTGCGTGGCCACTCGTGCATCACCCATCCCTGAGCATCCGAGCAGTCCACGTTCACACTGCCAGGTCTGCTGCTCGTGCCTTCCTGTAGGGTCCACTGGCTACCCCCAGCCATGCACCAGCCTTCTTCAggggtgccaggctgggggggcgTCTCCCAGCAGCCATGGGGCTGGCATGGCCAGGCAGAGTGGCACGGGTGCCACGGGGCCCCAcagggccagcaggactgggcaGGATGCAGGATTTGGGGCTGGGCCCCTGCCGGCACTTGGTGAGACCCAGGTGGTAGATCTCCACCAGGTTGAGCAGCAGGGACGTGCAGGCCACCCCTAGCATGAAGAGGATGAAGATGGTCTTCTCGGTGGGCCGGGAGATGTAGCAGTTGACAGTGTTGGGGCAGGGCCAGCGGCTGCAGGTGTAGAGGGGCTTCAGCTGGAACCCATACAAGGCATACTGGCCCACAATGAAGCCCACTTCCAAGAGAGCCTTGAAGATGACATTGCAGATGTACGTCCTCAGGATGGCCCCCCGCATGCAGACCCGTCCCCGTGTGTCCCCCACAGGGAGCCGAGGCTGCCTCGAGCGCTGCCGCCTGGCCCCACTGCCAGCCCGTGCAGCCACTTGCTGCTGTGCCTTCTCCTCCAGATGCACCAGGTGCAGGATGTGGCCCAGGTACACGAGGCTGGGGGTAGAGACGAAGATGATCTGCAGGACCCAGAAGCGGAGGTGGGAGATAGGGAAGGTGCTGTCATAGCAGGCGTTCTgacagccaggctgctgtgtgTCACAGGAGAAGCCAGACAGCTCGTCACCCCAGACCCGCTCAGCGGCCGCCCCCAGCACCAGGATGCGGAAGACGAAGAGGACAGTGAGCCAGACCTTCCCCACCACTGTGGAGTGCTCCTGGGCGTTCTCCAGCAGCCGCCCCAGCAGGCTCCAGTCCCCCATGGCACGCGCTGTGGTGCCCTGCAAGACAGTTGCCCTCCAGACACagccaccccacaccccccagaACGCCACCCCATCCCCCAGCTGGGCGGGCATGCAGGTTGTCCCCGGGGTGTCCCCACCCAGTGTCCGACGGGGCCCCCTAACCTGCCACAGGGAGGGAAGCGGGAGCAAAGACctccagcagaaagcagccttGCCACATTGGGAGCACCGTGGGGGACACCACAGTGGCGACCCAGCATGGGGACCCCTCACCGTTGGTGGGCACGTGGGGCAGAGCCCGGTGCTCCCGCGCCGTCAGGTCCCCTTGGCGGGGCGGGGTGGGATGCTGCGAGGCCCCTTCCTGGCTTGTCCCCAGCTTCTCAGTGGGGCGCAGAAAAAGGATCTGCCCGGCTCCGTCTGTCTGCCCACCCGATGGTGGGCACAGGGTTATTGGGGCATGAGGCGGCTGCGTGCCCCATTGGCTTTCATTGTGACTGGCAGACGAAACAGCCACTGGGGAAACCTTTTCCCTCTATTTTTGGTCTGGGcacttttctaaatatattcggggctgcaggggctggtgctgggggagcgCAAGCCCTTGGACTCTGCTCAATGCCACCCAGGGGTCACCGCTCCTGCATGccagctgccagggcacagTGGCCATGGCCCCAGCGCAGCCTGGGCACtgcagcccccacagcccctggtAGCACCCACCTGGACTAGGGTGCAGGGGGAGGCACCCCACACGGacaccccagcccccagcatgtCCTGGCCAGAGCAGAAAGGAGGGAGGCAGCGCCTGAGAACGGAGATTTAATGGCCCGAGATGCCCTTCTGGCTGTCCGGTAGGGCTGGACCGGCGCCTGGGGGATGCTCTCCATAGGGCAGGGacagcacagggctgtggggcGGGGGCGAGGGCTGACCCCCCAGTGGCTCTAGCCCTAGCAGGCAGAGCAGCGGTCGCCCTTCTCCTGCAGCCCGGGGTTGCGGCGCAGCATGTCCTTGAGGGAGCCGTCCTGCTCCGTCAGCAGCTGGTTGATCTCATTCTGCTTGTACTCAGAGGAGAGCTTGTGCCCATAGAAGGAACTCTTCCCCGACGAGGGGTTGGAGTGGTGCTGGCCTCG of the Falco naumanni isolate bFalNau1 chromosome 14, bFalNau1.pat, whole genome shotgun sequence genome contains:
- the LOC121097523 gene encoding gap junction alpha-3 protein-like yields the protein MPAQLGDGVAFWGVWGGCVWRATVLQGTTARAMGDWSLLGRLLENAQEHSTVVGKVWLTVLFVFRILVLGAAAERVWGDELSGFSCDTQQPGCQNACYDSTFPISHLRFWVLQIIFVSTPSLVYLGHILHLVHLEEKAQQQVAARAGSGARRQRSRQPRLPVGDTRGRVCMRGAILRTYICNVIFKALLEVGFIVGQYALYGFQLKPLYTCSRWPCPNTVNCYISRPTEKTIFILFMLGVACTSLLLNLVEIYHLGLTKCRQGPSPKSCILPSPAGPVGPRGTRATLPGHASPMAAGRRPPSLAPLKKAGAWLGVASGPYRKARAADLAV